One genomic window of [Chlorobium] sp. 445 includes the following:
- a CDS encoding RNA pseudouridine synthase, with protein sequence MGNAAGTEFEPFLDDEESLEALAPKRIEIRLSAKQGRERIDKFLTRQIENATRSRVQAAIEEGRVLVNGQPTKANYRVVPNDHIEVIFTHPPAPEMKPENIPLDIVFEDEWLMVINKPAGMVVHPAFGNWTGTLANAVLYHTARLSSRHQDDLRPGIVHRLDKDTSGLIVVAKDDETHYALAKQFAARTTEKRYQAIVWGVPKLQRGVIKTNIGRSKRDRKIMAAYPYNESETAEGKPAITEYEVVEDYAFFSLLSLTLHTGRTHQIRVHLQHLGHPILSDATYGGASVRALPFARSEAFVKNLFEVLPRQALHAAYLAFEHPKHKEKVSFTAPMPADMAKALEKIKHVHLSCAD encoded by the coding sequence ATGGGAAACGCAGCAGGCACAGAGTTTGAGCCGTTTTTAGATGATGAAGAAAGTCTGGAAGCCCTAGCGCCAAAGCGCATTGAGATACGTCTGTCCGCCAAACAAGGGCGAGAGCGGATTGATAAATTCTTGACACGCCAAATTGAGAATGCCACGCGAAGTCGTGTGCAAGCTGCCATTGAAGAAGGGCGCGTGCTGGTCAATGGGCAACCTACAAAAGCTAATTACAGGGTTGTGCCCAACGACCATATTGAGGTGATCTTCACGCACCCGCCAGCACCTGAAATGAAGCCCGAAAACATTCCGCTCGACATTGTCTTTGAAGATGAATGGTTGATGGTCATCAACAAGCCTGCAGGAATGGTGGTGCACCCTGCGTTTGGAAATTGGACAGGCACATTGGCAAATGCAGTGCTCTACCACACTGCACGGCTGTCATCACGCCATCAAGATGACCTACGCCCGGGCATTGTGCATCGTTTGGATAAAGACACCTCAGGGCTTATTGTGGTTGCAAAAGATGATGAAACGCACTATGCACTAGCAAAGCAGTTTGCAGCACGCACCACCGAAAAGCGCTATCAAGCCATTGTTTGGGGCGTACCCAAGCTGCAAAGAGGAGTGATCAAAACAAACATCGGGCGCAGCAAGCGCGATAGAAAAATCATGGCAGCTTACCCGTACAACGAAAGTGAAACGGCAGAAGGAAAACCAGCAATCACTGAGTATGAAGTTGTCGAGGACTATGCCTTTTTTTCACTGCTTTCACTGACGTTGCACACAGGGCGTACGCATCAAATCCGCGTGCATCTGCAGCATCTTGGGCATCCGATTCTCTCCGATGCCACATACGGCGGTGCAAGCGTGCGTGCCTTGCCTTTTGCCCGAAGTGAAGCGTTTGTAAAAAACTTATTTGAAGTCTTGCCTCGTCAAGCCTTGCATGCCGCCTATCTAGCTTTCGAGCATCCAAAACACAAAGAAAAGGTTTCTTTCACTGCCCCAATGCCAGCTGATATGGCAAAAGCATTAGAAAAAATCAAACATGTGCATCTATCCTGCGCCGACTAA
- a CDS encoding lysine 2,3-aminomutase, with amino-acid sequence MSTRQSLAAGAQTIAEEVKIALQTKPRLTKQLHEQELAHPNAELKLAKENDEDTVWKTLLGNSIETPEEVHRIWGEDLETMKQLEQEFNIRINPYYASLIQEKDDPIYKQVVPSKNELIKGCCVDDPLNEERDSPVPSITHRYPDRVLFLVAHECAIYCRFCTRKRKVSDASKISLKYLQAGMDYIREHKEIRDIVLSGGDPLTLSDRRIEFILKSLREIPHVEIIRIGTKIPCVLPQRITKKLVNIIKKYHPIYVNTHFNHPRELTPEAKLACERLVNAGVPVGNQCVLLKGVNDDPETMKALMKGLLKMRVRPYYIYQADIVRGTEHFRTKVEKGLEIIQALRGHISGLGVPHFVIDSPGGGGKIPLLPHYIQKMDDKEVVMKNYKGETYIYPQVQDDLALPYPLEIASQNGHPNTHANSHPLNEHSQANRHSQANGFNLGMEIQDYF; translated from the coding sequence ATGTCGACACGGCAGAGTCTAGCAGCAGGAGCACAAACCATTGCAGAAGAAGTCAAGATCGCGCTGCAAACAAAACCACGATTAACAAAACAGCTTCATGAACAAGAACTAGCACATCCAAACGCTGAGCTTAAACTAGCCAAAGAAAACGATGAGGATACAGTTTGGAAAACCTTGCTTGGCAATAGTATTGAGACACCCGAAGAAGTGCATCGCATTTGGGGCGAAGACTTAGAGACAATGAAACAGCTTGAGCAAGAGTTCAATATTCGTATCAATCCGTATTATGCGTCGCTCATCCAAGAAAAGGACGACCCGATATACAAGCAGGTTGTACCCAGCAAAAATGAGCTTATCAAAGGCTGCTGCGTAGACGATCCGCTCAATGAAGAGCGAGATTCGCCTGTCCCAAGCATCACGCATCGCTATCCTGACCGCGTGCTGTTCCTTGTGGCTCACGAATGCGCAATCTATTGTCGATTCTGCACGCGCAAACGCAAGGTCTCAGATGCTTCAAAAATTAGTCTCAAATACCTTCAAGCTGGAATGGACTACATCAGAGAGCATAAAGAAATTCGCGACATTGTGCTCTCAGGCGGCGACCCACTCACACTCTCCGACCGCCGCATTGAGTTTATTCTCAAATCACTTAGGGAAATTCCACATGTCGAGATTATTCGCATCGGCACGAAAATCCCTTGTGTCTTACCGCAGCGTATTACCAAAAAATTGGTGAACATCATCAAGAAGTATCACCCTATTTATGTCAATACGCACTTTAATCATCCGCGCGAGCTCACACCAGAAGCTAAACTAGCGTGCGAAAGACTTGTTAATGCAGGCGTCCCCGTCGGGAATCAATGTGTGCTGCTCAAAGGCGTCAATGACGACCCCGAAACCATGAAAGCCTTGATGAAAGGGCTACTCAAAATGCGTGTGCGCCCATACTACATTTACCAAGCCGATATCGTGCGCGGCACAGAACATTTCCGAACCAAGGTCGAAAAAGGGCTAGAGATCATTCAAGCCTTACGCGGGCATATTTCAGGACTGGGCGTACCGCACTTCGTGATTGATTCGCCCGGTGGCGGCGGCAAAATCCCGCTGCTGCCGCACTACATCCAAAAAATGGATGATAAAGAAGTGGTGATGAAGAACTACAAAGGCGAAACGTATATCTATCCCCAAGTGCAAGACGATCTTGCGTTGCCCTATCCACTCGAGATAGCAAGTCAGAATGGGCACCCAAACACTCACGCAAACTCACATCCACTAAACGAACACAGTCAAGCAAATCGGCATAGTCAGGCAAATGGCTTTAATTTGGGCATGGAAATTCAAGATTATTTCTGA
- the ybeY gene encoding rRNA maturation RNase YbeY, with product MIILSNTTRQPLPKKRLAHAIELVLRYEKHRAERISAVYCGDKLIKKINQTYLQHDYATDTISFRLNSGKTIEGEFYISLDTVRRNACRYKQSFVTELLRVTIHSTLHLIGYDDETDAQREIMTKKEDRYLWLLEHANKQNLAQAQVK from the coding sequence GTGATTATCCTCAGCAATACGACACGCCAACCGCTTCCCAAAAAAAGACTAGCTCATGCAATTGAACTTGTGCTGCGCTATGAAAAGCACCGCGCAGAAAGGATTTCGGCGGTCTATTGCGGTGATAAACTTATCAAAAAGATAAACCAGACTTACTTGCAGCATGACTACGCTACTGACACCATTTCCTTTCGACTTAACAGCGGTAAAACCATTGAAGGTGAGTTCTACATCTCACTCGATACCGTGCGCCGAAATGCCTGTCGCTACAAGCAAAGCTTTGTTACTGAACTGCTGCGTGTAACGATTCATTCTACGCTGCATCTGATTGGGTATGACGATGAAACCGATGCGCAGCGAGAGATTATGACCAAAAAAGAAGACCGCTACCTTTGGCTACTTGAGCATGCAAACAAGCAAAACTTAGCGCAAGCACAAGTAAAATGA